The following proteins are co-located in the Fretibacterium sp. OH1220_COT-178 genome:
- a CDS encoding EutP/PduV family microcompartment system protein: MKRVMVVGQTGAGKTTLLKALGVWEGRVRKTEAVAYGPQCIDTPGEFFDIPMFFHVLIQASVKAAIILFLMDPLRPKHVVPNFSRALRAPVIGVVSKADAAAPEAIETAVQGLRESGVSEVYVVSSETGEGLAALSERIHELRQEKNGPTARGK, translated from the coding sequence ATGAAGCGCGTGATGGTGGTGGGACAGACCGGCGCCGGAAAAACCACCCTTCTGAAGGCTTTGGGCGTTTGGGAGGGGCGTGTCCGCAAGACCGAAGCTGTGGCCTACGGACCGCAGTGTATCGATACCCCCGGGGAATTTTTCGATATCCCCATGTTTTTTCACGTGCTGATCCAGGCCTCCGTCAAGGCCGCCATCATCCTTTTCCTGATGGACCCCCTTCGGCCCAAGCACGTCGTGCCCAATTTTTCCCGCGCCCTGCGCGCCCCCGTTATCGGCGTCGTCAGCAAAGCGGACGCCGCCGCTCCCGAGGCGATCGAAACGGCTGTCCAGGGACTGCGCGAATCCGGGGTCTCGGAGGTCTACGTCGTCTCCTCCGAGACGGGAGAGGGCTTGGCTGCCCTGAGCGAACGCATCCACGAACTCCGGCAGGAGAAGAACGGCCCGACGGCCAGGGGGAAATAG
- a CDS encoding BMC domain-containing protein, protein MSKAIGLIEFNTTPVGMEATDAMLKASEVRLVFSSPICPGKYITLVTGEVDAVRTAIAKGEGTGGIFALDAHVLPNVHPSVVPALTATSEWEDVRSLGVVETICAVAAVRAGDIAAKAANVRLLEIRLARGLGGKGILLLTGDLGSVESSVEACRRQLGTEGGIASAVVIAAPHKALVSALL, encoded by the coding sequence ATGAGCAAGGCGATAGGCCTGATTGAGTTCAATACGACGCCTGTGGGGATGGAGGCGACGGACGCCATGCTGAAGGCCTCCGAGGTGCGGCTGGTCTTCTCCTCCCCCATCTGTCCGGGAAAGTACATCACCCTCGTCACGGGCGAGGTGGATGCCGTCAGGACGGCGATCGCCAAGGGAGAGGGAACGGGCGGGATCTTCGCTCTGGACGCTCATGTGTTGCCCAACGTCCATCCGTCCGTCGTCCCGGCCCTTACGGCCACGTCGGAATGGGAGGATGTGCGATCCCTAGGAGTCGTGGAGACGATCTGTGCCGTGGCTGCCGTCCGGGCCGGCGATATCGCGGCCAAGGCCGCGAACGTCCGCTTGCTGGAGATTCGTCTGGCCCGGGGGTTGGGCGGAAAGGGAATTCTTCTCCTGACCGGGGACTTGGGGAGCGTGGAGAGCTCGGTGGAGGCGTGCCGCCGTCAGCTCGGGACGGAGGGCGGGATTGCCAGCGCCGTGGTGATTGCGGCGCCGCACAAAGCCCTGGTCTCCGCCCTCCTTTGA
- a CDS encoding 4Fe-4S dicluster domain-containing protein, with protein MSDVLEKIRAAGIIGAGGAGFPTHVKFARPCEFIVLNGAECEPLLQVDQQLAAVHTEALLRGMEALLDLTGAKKAVLAFKGKYHDALARIESLLSAHPRMVLHVLPNIYPAGDEQVLVCEALKRIVPEGGIPMAVDTIVLNVETLLNVERALDGVPVTEKYLTVCGAVRDPRTLRVPIGVPFSSVIEACGGASVPDACLIEGGPMMGKPVSSWEMPVTKTTKGLLVLPHDHPLIVSKGRSMKEMMRLARTACCHCMLCTELCPRYLLGHSLHPDKLMRLASFNSTCERDASATEAFLCCECGMCEVACVMGLQPWRLNRELKGRMAAAGIKNPHAARPKEPHPFRGLRAFSAAKLVHRLGLASYVRPAPLVEAPCLWPRSVTLMLKQHIGAPSVPLVGVGDRVERGQRVAGGEGPVSADLHTPLAGMVTAVERDRIVIEARASDGKWGDAA; from the coding sequence ATGAGCGACGTTCTCGAGAAAATCAGGGCGGCAGGAATCATCGGCGCGGGCGGGGCGGGATTTCCCACCCACGTCAAGTTTGCCCGTCCCTGCGAGTTCATCGTCCTGAATGGGGCGGAGTGCGAACCCCTGCTTCAGGTCGATCAGCAGTTGGCCGCGGTCCATACGGAGGCCCTGCTGCGCGGCATGGAGGCGCTGCTGGACCTGACGGGAGCAAAAAAAGCCGTGCTCGCCTTCAAGGGGAAATACCATGACGCCCTTGCCCGTATCGAGTCCTTGCTCTCGGCCCATCCCCGTATGGTGCTTCACGTCCTGCCGAACATCTATCCTGCGGGGGACGAACAGGTCCTGGTATGCGAGGCTTTGAAGCGCATCGTCCCGGAGGGGGGAATTCCGATGGCCGTGGATACGATCGTCCTGAACGTGGAGACCCTGCTGAACGTCGAAAGGGCGTTGGATGGCGTTCCGGTGACGGAAAAATACCTGACGGTCTGCGGCGCGGTACGGGATCCGAGGACGCTCAGGGTCCCCATCGGAGTGCCCTTTTCCTCGGTGATCGAGGCCTGTGGCGGGGCGTCGGTTCCGGATGCGTGTCTCATTGAGGGCGGCCCCATGATGGGCAAGCCGGTCTCCTCCTGGGAGATGCCCGTCACCAAGACCACGAAGGGGCTGTTGGTGCTGCCCCACGATCATCCCTTGATCGTCTCGAAGGGGCGCTCCATGAAGGAGATGATGCGCCTGGCCCGGACAGCCTGCTGCCACTGCATGCTCTGCACGGAGCTGTGTCCCCGCTACCTGTTGGGACACTCCCTGCATCCCGACAAGCTGATGCGTCTGGCCTCCTTCAACAGCACCTGCGAGCGCGATGCCTCGGCCACGGAGGCCTTTCTCTGCTGCGAGTGCGGCATGTGCGAGGTCGCCTGCGTCATGGGACTCCAGCCCTGGAGGCTGAACCGGGAGTTGAAGGGGCGGATGGCCGCCGCCGGGATCAAGAACCCCCACGCGGCCCGGCCTAAGGAGCCCCATCCGTTCCGCGGGCTGCGGGCGTTTTCCGCCGCCAAGCTCGTGCATCGGCTGGGGCTGGCCTCCTACGTCAGGCCGGCGCCTCTCGTTGAGGCTCCTTGCCTTTGGCCCAGGAGCGTGACCCTGATGCTGAAACAGCATATTGGTGCTCCATCGGTTCCCCTCGTCGGGGTGGGAGATCGGGTGGAACGGGGGCAGCGTGTCGCTGGGGGTGAAGGCCCTGTCTCGGCCGACCTGCATACGCCCCTGGCCGGGATGGTGACGGCGGTGGAGCGGGACAGGATCGTGATCGAGGCGCGGGCCTCGGATGGAAAATGGGGGGATGCCGCATGA
- the eutA gene encoding ethanolamine ammonia-lyase reactivating factor EutA: protein MAETVLSVGIDIGTSTTQLVFSSLTIENVASVAAIPRITVVDKKVVFRSDIHFTPLLSPTAIDAEGVRRIVEREYARAGVDRSAISAGAVIITGETARKENAETVLQSLSGLAGNFVVATAGSDLESILAGKGAGAGSFSKREHMAVANFDIGGGTTNVVLFREGDVVDTTCLDIGGRLVRLDPGTRVVEYVAPGIAALADAMGLPIAVGRAASVEDLTKLTDRMAEFFDELMGLRERTPFLERVLTAHDFRAPPQAKGVSFSGGVADCIDKVPEGGLFAYGDIGVLLGQSVARTQLCRTLTRVPAEETIRATVVGAGSHSMDISGSTIGFSDTSLFPLRNIPVLKLTQDDEKGGLSDALARKLRWYTDGNPTQPVGISFRGIHSPSFDQVQGYASQLIAGLSEYLEHQDLVIVIVENDMAKALGFALGNRLGALKKLVCIDGVSVDNGDYIDMGSPLAKGRVIPVVIKTLVFGG, encoded by the coding sequence ATGGCCGAGACCGTGCTCAGCGTCGGCATCGACATCGGGACGTCCACAACGCAGCTCGTGTTCAGCTCGCTCACGATCGAGAACGTGGCGAGCGTGGCCGCGATCCCGCGCATCACGGTGGTGGACAAAAAGGTGGTCTTCCGAAGCGACATCCACTTCACGCCGCTTCTCTCCCCCACGGCGATCGACGCCGAGGGGGTACGGCGCATTGTGGAGCGGGAGTACGCGCGTGCCGGGGTCGACCGGAGCGCGATCTCGGCGGGCGCCGTCATCATCACCGGGGAGACGGCCCGCAAGGAGAACGCCGAGACGGTGCTCCAAAGCCTCAGCGGCCTGGCGGGCAACTTCGTGGTCGCGACGGCGGGCTCCGATCTGGAGTCCATCCTCGCGGGCAAGGGGGCCGGGGCCGGGAGCTTCTCGAAAAGGGAGCACATGGCGGTGGCCAACTTCGACATCGGTGGGGGGACGACGAATGTCGTCCTCTTCCGGGAGGGGGACGTCGTCGACACCACCTGCCTCGACATCGGGGGCCGCCTCGTGAGGCTCGACCCCGGAACGCGCGTCGTGGAATACGTGGCGCCCGGGATCGCGGCGCTGGCCGATGCGATGGGGCTGCCCATCGCCGTGGGGCGCGCGGCCTCGGTGGAGGACCTCACGAAACTGACCGACCGCATGGCGGAGTTCTTCGACGAGCTCATGGGCCTGAGGGAGCGGACGCCGTTCCTGGAGCGGGTGCTGACGGCCCACGATTTCCGTGCCCCGCCTCAGGCGAAGGGTGTCTCCTTCTCCGGGGGGGTCGCGGATTGTATCGACAAGGTCCCCGAGGGGGGGCTCTTCGCCTACGGCGATATCGGGGTCCTGCTGGGGCAGTCCGTCGCCCGGACACAGCTGTGTCGGACGTTGACTCGGGTTCCGGCGGAGGAGACCATACGGGCCACCGTGGTCGGGGCTGGAAGCCACTCGATGGACATCAGCGGCAGCACCATCGGCTTTTCGGACACCTCCCTGTTCCCGCTGCGGAATATCCCTGTCCTTAAACTGACGCAGGACGACGAAAAGGGGGGACTGTCCGATGCATTGGCGCGAAAACTTCGCTGGTACACCGACGGCAACCCCACTCAGCCCGTGGGCATCTCCTTTCGAGGAATACACAGCCCCTCCTTCGATCAGGTTCAGGGATATGCATCGCAGCTCATTGCCGGACTCTCGGAATATCTGGAGCATCAGGATCTGGTCATCGTGATCGTGGAGAACGACATGGCAAAGGCACTGGGGTTTGCGCTGGGTAACCGTCTCGGCGCCTTGAAGAAGCTGGTCTGTATCGACGGGGTCTCCGTGGACAACGGGGACTACATCGATATGGGCTCTCCTCTTGCAAAGGGGAGGGTGATACCCGTAGTGATCAAGACGCTCGTCTTCGGAGGATAG
- a CDS encoding cobalamin adenosyltransferase gives MKALTERELREELGWKEIKSYTIEPDTLVTPSARQFLSDRRIELIIKEKGEPTSRAPSEAAPNIESGKKEEEVRQEQEPFKPRFVGPDGGMFSKKPEHLTHLHANVLVTKGHPRIAFRGKMDSLQAGILEVQGLAAEQDNTALAEELEEILEFVRRILTFEVTEKPLEDENLLGFSLDELRSMSHNPRKHFGLGHIRAHYSMGRCCIGLNRLRAQVREVELAAFRAFERPGGVDRTDVIRALNRLSSTIYVLMYRHLPEGYDRQYGVTVGKD, from the coding sequence GCTGGGGTGGAAGGAGATCAAAAGCTATACTATAGAACCGGATACTCTCGTGACACCCTCGGCACGTCAGTTCCTGAGCGATCGCAGGATTGAGCTGATCATCAAAGAAAAGGGTGAGCCGACCTCCCGAGCTCCTTCCGAAGCTGCTCCAAACATCGAATCGGGGAAGAAGGAAGAGGAGGTTCGGCAGGAGCAGGAGCCCTTCAAACCGCGATTTGTGGGGCCGGACGGCGGGATGTTTTCCAAGAAGCCGGAGCATCTGACCCACCTGCACGCCAATGTCCTGGTGACCAAGGGACACCCGCGCATCGCCTTTCGGGGCAAGATGGACAGCCTTCAGGCGGGTATCCTGGAGGTTCAAGGGCTGGCCGCGGAGCAGGACAATACGGCCTTGGCGGAGGAGCTCGAGGAGATCCTGGAGTTCGTCCGGCGCATCCTGACCTTCGAGGTGACCGAGAAACCGCTGGAGGACGAGAACCTTCTGGGGTTCTCGCTCGACGAGCTGCGCTCCATGTCCCACAACCCGAGGAAACATTTCGGCCTGGGGCATATCCGTGCCCACTATTCGATGGGACGCTGCTGCATCGGCCTCAACCGCCTGCGCGCTCAGGTCCGTGAGGTCGAATTGGCCGCGTTCCGGGCCTTCGAGCGTCCCGGCGGGGTGGATCGGACGGACGTGATCCGGGCGTTGAATCGCCTCAGCAGCACGATCTATGTCCTGATGTACCGGCATCTGCCCGAGGGGTATGACCGGCAGTATGGGGTGACCGTGGGCAAGGACTGA